In one Roseburia intestinalis L1-82 genomic region, the following are encoded:
- a CDS encoding response regulator has product MNEHMDVTLMIADDESFILRGLKEIVSDSDLPLKLIGTAGNGMDAFALLLSSSPDIAIMDIRMPGMDGLEVIRRARDAGLTTHFLILSGYNDFSYAQEAIRYNVHGYFLKPLNIPEFRQALSAEYQDVLATRAKSASDTISTDELSSLMESSRSYFLAQLLQGEISSADVTNARLNFLHINLGPDSSVAVILTPENSDSDFETDFASIITHTIHPVLKTFFYEAFLYQEQQIVCIINLSAGNEDLLLARIKACLTGLQKKNGLSFLAAVGTIVPELCQCSASYQAALSALSYRIYGTDTKIFDSGIICHQLPQESPRSIDSAPLADAILNGDTTRIKDYCSAFFDSLFFVRMPPPNYIFGMFLFLISNVQKDIAIKSSHPVSFPEFTFDDLNILPSVSELKDWLIDFFLNYSELLTASHNGHDQIIRQAKEYIRSHLDCNIKAKDVAALVGLSEAYFTIYFKNHSGVNFRDYILSEKMEYAKSLICAQNCSITEIAYQIGYQDYRSFSRAFKNTVGMSPSEYLNAASKNTSP; this is encoded by the coding sequence ATGAACGAACATATGGATGTCACACTGATGATCGCAGATGATGAATCCTTCATATTGAGAGGCTTAAAAGAAATTGTTTCGGATTCTGACCTGCCCCTGAAACTGATTGGAACTGCCGGGAACGGCATGGATGCCTTTGCACTCCTTCTCTCTTCCAGCCCTGACATTGCGATCATGGATATCCGCATGCCGGGCATGGACGGACTGGAAGTGATCCGCAGGGCAAGAGATGCCGGACTTACCACTCACTTTCTGATCCTGAGCGGTTATAATGACTTTTCCTATGCACAGGAAGCGATCCGCTACAATGTCCACGGATATTTTTTAAAACCTTTAAATATCCCGGAATTCAGGCAGGCACTTTCCGCCGAATACCAGGATGTCCTTGCCACACGCGCAAAATCTGCATCCGATACAATCAGCACGGACGAACTGAGCAGCCTGATGGAATCTTCGCGTTCCTATTTTCTTGCACAGCTTCTGCAGGGTGAGATTTCCTCTGCCGACGTGACAAATGCACGCTTAAATTTTCTGCATATAAACCTTGGTCCCGATTCCTCCGTGGCTGTCATACTGACACCGGAAAACTCTGACTCCGATTTTGAGACCGACTTTGCATCTATCATCACACATACCATCCATCCGGTCTTAAAAACATTTTTTTATGAGGCGTTTCTCTATCAGGAACAGCAGATCGTATGTATCATCAATCTTTCTGCCGGAAACGAAGATCTTCTGCTTGCAAGGATCAAAGCCTGTCTCACCGGCCTGCAGAAAAAAAACGGACTTTCTTTTTTAGCTGCGGTCGGAACGATTGTACCGGAACTGTGCCAGTGCTCTGCCTCTTATCAGGCAGCCCTCTCCGCACTGTCCTACCGCATTTACGGAACAGACACAAAAATCTTTGATTCCGGCATCATCTGCCACCAGCTGCCCCAGGAATCGCCCCGCAGTATCGATTCCGCACCACTTGCTGATGCCATTTTAAACGGTGATACCACGCGGATCAAAGATTACTGCTCGGCATTTTTTGATTCGCTGTTTTTTGTGCGCATGCCACCACCAAACTACATATTCGGGATGTTTTTATTTCTGATTTCCAACGTCCAGAAAGATATCGCCATCAAATCCAGTCATCCAGTCTCTTTTCCGGAATTTACCTTTGATGACTTAAATATCCTCCCATCTGTATCTGAACTTAAGGACTGGCTCATTGATTTCTTTCTGAATTATTCCGAGCTTCTGACTGCAAGCCATAACGGCCATGACCAGATCATCCGTCAGGCAAAGGAGTATATCCGGTCACATCTTGACTGCAATATCAAGGCGAAGGATGTCGCAGCACTTGTCGGGCTGAGTGAAGCGTACTTTACCATATATTTTAAGAATCACTCTGGTGTGAACTTCCGTGACTATATCCTGTCCGAGAAAATGGAGTACGCAAAATCCCTGATCTGTGCACAAAACTGTTCGATCACGGAAATCGCTTACCAGATCGGTTACCAGGATTACCGCTCCTTTTCCCGCGCATTTAAAAATACCGTCGGCATGTCGCCCTCCGAATATTTAAATGCCGCCAGCAAAAATACTTCCCCATGA
- a CDS encoding sensor histidine kinase has protein sequence MKHSIFSTKLAMKIWLYIMLTVIAILLVVGIALEIFFRHYVANETLRNATRDTTYAADAFSEEYENILKRFVSHTASADSYQLMCDVSVPHTKEYMNLNTSLQSQLSLYTDSSSLIHTAMFSDTKGQLFYSYKSRLRDDTFSPTDTYALSGAPSICIHPATQSPFRGQSDMVVITYLLTVNPSERMVLLADSYENCDAVLYFFLNAQHIQDYLALYYNGSTSDVLLYLTDGSGTPISLSSADDNYAIATDTAIQRGIRYLSGTGNKLLHTGDRYILLVPIANSDLYLANILPEYAVYTRIRSLDLMLLSIALVMFLLIPFLLFFVTRFVTKPLKLLMQSVQEIEIGTYEKPADGIPPADEIGQLSRSIDSMYQTIQQQFRQIKQDERENFQMELRLLSEQINPHFLYNTLECINMEIYNHHNDTASSMLSNLGGYLRISLSYGNSQHLISQEVDQVKAYVNIMNYRFRHSIHLTTNIDGDLLSMKILKSILQPLVENALKHGFSIDSSVYFPIAPMIDISIWREPDTLSIAITDNGAGIDIEHAKEIMYGSGTDADGRHHVGLHNIYHRLNSFYGKTDITFSSIPFYENKILIRFPYQNFCETQNECD, from the coding sequence ATGAAACACTCTATATTTTCCACAAAATTAGCCATGAAGATCTGGCTTTATATCATGCTGACTGTTATTGCAATCCTGCTTGTCGTAGGCATCGCATTAGAAATATTTTTCCGCCACTATGTGGCAAACGAAACCCTGCGGAATGCCACACGCGATACAACCTACGCTGCCGACGCATTTTCCGAGGAATATGAAAATATTTTAAAACGTTTTGTCAGCCATACGGCATCTGCGGACTCCTACCAGCTCATGTGTGATGTGTCCGTACCACACACCAAAGAGTACATGAACTTAAATACGAGTCTGCAGTCACAGCTCTCCCTTTATACGGACAGCAGCTCACTGATCCACACTGCCATGTTTTCCGACACCAAAGGCCAGCTTTTCTACTCCTATAAATCAAGACTGCGCGATGACACCTTTTCGCCGACGGACACATATGCACTGTCCGGCGCCCCCTCCATCTGCATTCATCCTGCCACACAAAGTCCTTTCCGCGGCCAGTCGGACATGGTTGTCATTACTTACCTTCTTACCGTCAATCCGAGTGAGCGGATGGTATTGTTAGCTGACTCCTACGAAAACTGTGATGCTGTTTTATATTTTTTCCTGAATGCACAGCATATCCAGGATTATCTGGCTCTTTATTACAACGGAAGCACCTCGGATGTCCTGCTCTACCTTACCGACGGCTCCGGTACTCCCATCAGCCTGTCCTCTGCGGATGACAATTATGCCATCGCCACGGACACAGCCATCCAGCGCGGCATCCGCTATCTGTCCGGTACCGGCAATAAATTACTGCACACCGGTGACCGCTATATCCTTCTCGTGCCGATTGCAAACAGCGACCTGTATCTGGCAAATATCCTGCCGGAATATGCGGTTTATACCAGGATCCGCAGCCTTGACCTTATGCTCTTATCGATCGCTCTGGTCATGTTTTTACTGATTCCGTTCCTGCTGTTTTTTGTGACACGTTTTGTCACAAAACCGCTGAAACTCCTGATGCAGTCCGTACAGGAGATTGAAATAGGGACCTATGAAAAACCGGCTGACGGAATCCCTCCTGCCGACGAGATCGGTCAGTTAAGCCGCTCCATCGATTCCATGTATCAGACAATCCAGCAGCAGTTCCGGCAGATCAAACAGGATGAACGGGAGAATTTCCAGATGGAACTGCGGCTGCTCTCCGAGCAGATCAATCCACATTTTCTTTACAATACACTGGAATGTATTAATATGGAAATCTACAATCATCATAATGATACTGCCTCCTCGATGCTGTCAAACCTCGGCGGCTACCTCCGCATCAGCTTATCTTACGGAAACAGCCAGCATCTGATCAGCCAGGAGGTCGACCAGGTCAAAGCCTACGTCAATATCATGAATTACCGTTTTCGGCACAGTATCCATCTGACCACCAATATTGACGGTGATCTGCTCTCCATGAAGATTTTAAAATCCATTTTACAGCCTCTGGTTGAAAATGCCTTAAAGCACGGTTTTTCCATCGACAGCAGTGTCTATTTCCCGATTGCTCCCATGATCGATATTTCCATCTGGAGAGAGCCTGACACCTTAAGTATCGCCATCACAGACAACGGTGCCGGCATAGATATAGAGCACGCCAAAGAAATCATGTATGGTTCAGGGACAGATGCAGACGGCAGACATCATGTCGGACTTCACAATATTTACCATCGTCTCAACTCCTTTTACGGAAAAACAGACATTACATTTTCTTCCATTCCTTTTTACGAAAATAAAATTCTGATCCGTTTTCCTTATCAGAATTTCTGTGAAACACAGAATGAATGTGACTGA
- a CDS encoding alpha-L-arabinofuranosidase C-terminal domain-containing protein, whose protein sequence is MKITISQRKRADIMPDMMGLFFEDINYAADGGLYAEMLENRAFEFVDCYGDKADYYTEFDGLYGWECYPKEKNARMRCVMGSPVAEENPHYLRFTAEESQAGFKNQAYDGIVLKKDAQYEVSFYARSISYQGRIQISVQKDGIIAASGETELLPGKKQEPHNWKKYHLLLTAKEDVKGGDFAVMLEQTGVVEFDFFSMMPKDAVCGIFRRDLFELLKDLQPGFIRFPGGCIIEGNTLSNRYRFKETLKPVEHRRSNWNRWAVHLVNEENGYHSVFSHYNQTLGMGYYEFFLLCEALGAKPLPVLNVGLACQYQSYEMVQPGTEAFGQYLQDALDLIEFANGAEDGRWGSVRVAMGHKEPFHLTMLGIGNEQWETEKSGFFERYRLFEECIHAKYPEIRLIGSAGPDITSERYEKAWKYYHGAVKTQKNYVYAVDEHYYVEPDWFYAHTDFYDEYPRDVKVFAGEYAAHPGHTELMEQKNCLGGALAEAAFLTGVERNADVVVLASYAPLFARLGFTQWAPDMIWFDGETSYATPNYYVQKMFSCMKGTSVLDTLGEEKKTQMEQVYYNPVRDDATGAVYCKIVNASEKEKQLTICDETGKPYQVERVWLLGGMEKEAFNSLEKPDRVAIREMEQKAGEERGVITLEKNTFAVLQLIAPVPEISLC, encoded by the coding sequence ATGAAGATTACAATTTCACAGAGAAAACGTGCGGATATCATGCCGGATATGATGGGACTGTTTTTTGAGGATATCAATTATGCGGCGGATGGAGGTCTGTATGCAGAGATGCTGGAAAACAGGGCATTTGAGTTTGTCGACTGTTATGGGGATAAGGCAGATTATTATACTGAATTTGACGGACTGTATGGCTGGGAATGTTATCCGAAAGAGAAAAATGCCAGAATGCGGTGTGTCATGGGAAGCCCGGTTGCGGAAGAAAATCCGCATTATTTAAGATTTACGGCGGAGGAATCGCAGGCGGGTTTTAAAAATCAGGCTTATGACGGGATCGTATTGAAAAAGGATGCGCAGTATGAGGTATCGTTTTATGCGAGAAGTATTTCTTACCAGGGCAGAATACAGATATCAGTACAAAAGGACGGGATTATTGCCGCATCCGGTGAAACAGAACTTTTGCCCGGCAAAAAACAGGAGCCGCATAACTGGAAAAAATATCATCTTTTACTTACTGCAAAAGAAGATGTAAAAGGCGGAGATTTTGCTGTCATGTTAGAACAGACAGGTGTTGTGGAGTTTGATTTCTTTTCCATGATGCCAAAAGATGCCGTGTGTGGTATCTTCCGACGGGATCTGTTTGAATTATTAAAGGATCTGCAGCCTGGATTTATCCGGTTTCCGGGTGGGTGTATTATTGAAGGCAATACATTGTCTAACCGGTACCGGTTCAAGGAGACACTAAAACCGGTAGAGCATCGCAGATCCAACTGGAATCGCTGGGCAGTGCATCTGGTAAATGAGGAAAACGGATATCACAGTGTATTTTCACATTATAACCAGACACTTGGAATGGGATATTATGAATTTTTCCTGCTCTGCGAGGCACTTGGTGCGAAACCGCTTCCTGTGTTAAACGTCGGACTGGCATGCCAGTATCAGTCTTATGAGATGGTACAGCCCGGGACGGAGGCGTTTGGGCAGTACTTACAGGATGCACTGGATCTGATCGAGTTTGCAAATGGTGCGGAAGACGGCAGATGGGGCAGTGTGCGCGTGGCAATGGGACATAAAGAACCGTTCCATCTTACAATGCTTGGAATTGGCAATGAACAGTGGGAGACAGAGAAGTCCGGATTTTTTGAGAGGTATCGTCTGTTTGAAGAATGCATTCATGCAAAATATCCGGAGATCCGGCTGATCGGTTCTGCAGGACCGGATATCACATCAGAACGTTATGAAAAGGCATGGAAATATTATCATGGCGCAGTAAAAACACAGAAAAATTATGTATATGCAGTAGATGAACATTATTATGTGGAACCGGACTGGTTTTATGCGCATACAGATTTTTACGATGAATATCCAAGAGATGTCAAAGTATTTGCAGGGGAATATGCAGCGCACCCGGGGCACACTGAATTGATGGAACAGAAAAACTGTCTTGGAGGGGCATTAGCAGAGGCTGCATTTTTAACCGGAGTGGAAAGAAATGCAGATGTGGTCGTACTGGCGTCTTATGCACCATTATTTGCCAGACTTGGATTTACACAGTGGGCGCCGGATATGATCTGGTTTGACGGAGAAACATCGTACGCAACGCCGAATTATTATGTGCAAAAGATGTTTTCATGCATGAAAGGGACATCGGTGTTAGATACTCTTGGGGAAGAAAAGAAAACACAGATGGAGCAGGTCTATTATAATCCGGTAAGAGATGATGCGACAGGCGCAGTTTATTGCAAAATCGTGAATGCGTCGGAGAAGGAAAAACAGCTTACCATTTGTGATGAGACTGGAAAACCGTATCAGGTTGAGCGTGTATGGCTGTTGGGCGGAATGGAAAAAGAAGCTTTTAATTCCCTGGAGAAGCCGGATCGGGTGGCAATCCGGGAGATGGAACAGAAAGCCGGGGAAGAAAGAGGGGTAATAACCCTCGAAAAGAACACATTTGCAGTGTTACAGCTGATAGCGCCGGTGCCTGAGATATCTTTATGTTAA
- a CDS encoding sensor histidine kinase: MAIKSKKWKNRIVFLVFFIGISMLMAGIGRFAYESYSVGVDEVCAELKEKDYQESKEFRNTVLNRFYTFLDVATGNYHGDSGYSGSAVNEENIDDYLSSGGNFFDRLFGTNNGISEYVVGTAATSDIYENPDAAETAGTDENSSTTYEEVSDTEHIYMASDDSTGYQEKSEEEYFADVNKDHNFFYEICYDGKIMYSNMPDDVTDATSSDGASSDGKNNTAALLKNLPEGYNYAFHFDGKKVTIEKDGVEQDVYGDGIYREGEDWYVPGFQNLMEKESWEKADIRIIIAKDPVQYMGEDDAGNSWICNSFYDLNTRWTQQHKRYIQAIYFIIAGILCLCASRFFKDAKKQEDSVIAALSAKIWFEWKILATILVLLLVLRIQYDFPGLVELPVIFWLCYFWINDAKYNKKIWQNGFFGKLLAQAETKNMSLPFAKRLVRALYGIIGITVFGLAVTCVMLVLLLIVNYRLANFIYWLLLLTGFAGVFCILLGMEYFYQKRNRNLARSLEQLSKRITEISSGHYEPADMVKAEDSDIRAMEEALEQIGQGMETAIEERIKSERMKVELVANVSHDIKTPLTSIISYIELLKQEENLSPEIQDYIRILEEKSERLKNMVQDVFSVSKAASGQLAVEMEEIDFGKLLRQTLADMDGEIQKSPYKFKIDIPKEAVMVYADGDRMYRVFQNLIGNALKYSLEGSRIYISLKTEKNAAVADIRNTSRSELKQDVDFTARFTRGDESRTDGGSGLGLSIAKSFTEACGGTFEVETMADLFTVKVSFEQKKCNV, encoded by the coding sequence TTGGCTATAAAATCGAAAAAATGGAAAAATAGGATTGTATTTTTAGTGTTCTTTATCGGAATCAGTATGCTGATGGCAGGAATCGGCAGATTTGCATATGAGAGCTATTCTGTCGGTGTGGATGAGGTCTGTGCGGAACTGAAAGAAAAGGACTATCAGGAGTCTAAAGAATTTAGAAACACCGTGCTGAACAGATTTTATACGTTTCTTGATGTGGCGACTGGAAACTATCATGGGGACAGCGGATATAGCGGCAGTGCTGTGAACGAGGAAAATATTGACGATTATCTGTCATCGGGAGGAAATTTTTTTGATAGGCTGTTTGGAACAAATAACGGAATTTCGGAGTATGTAGTGGGCACGGCTGCGACGTCGGACATTTATGAAAACCCGGATGCAGCAGAGACTGCGGGCACAGATGAGAACTCTTCCACGACGTATGAGGAGGTGTCAGACACGGAACATATTTATATGGCGTCTGACGACAGTACCGGTTATCAGGAAAAAAGCGAAGAAGAATATTTTGCGGACGTTAATAAGGATCATAATTTTTTCTATGAGATCTGCTATGACGGAAAAATAATGTATTCAAATATGCCTGATGATGTGACAGATGCTACATCATCAGATGGCGCATCCTCTGATGGGAAAAACAACACGGCTGCTTTGTTAAAAAATCTTCCGGAGGGGTATAATTATGCATTTCATTTTGATGGAAAAAAAGTGACGATCGAAAAAGACGGAGTGGAGCAGGATGTCTATGGAGATGGCATTTACCGCGAGGGAGAGGACTGGTATGTACCGGGTTTTCAAAACCTGATGGAAAAAGAATCCTGGGAGAAAGCGGATATCCGGATCATCATAGCAAAAGATCCGGTGCAGTATATGGGAGAAGATGATGCTGGAAATTCCTGGATCTGTAATTCTTTTTACGATCTTAACACACGGTGGACGCAGCAGCATAAACGCTATATACAGGCAATTTATTTTATCATTGCAGGCATTCTTTGTCTGTGTGCCAGCAGATTTTTCAAAGATGCAAAGAAACAGGAAGATAGCGTGATCGCCGCCCTGAGTGCGAAAATCTGGTTTGAATGGAAAATCTTAGCTACGATTCTGGTGCTGCTTCTTGTCTTGAGGATACAGTATGATTTTCCGGGTCTGGTGGAACTGCCGGTGATTTTTTGGCTCTGTTATTTCTGGATCAATGATGCAAAATATAATAAAAAAATCTGGCAAAATGGATTTTTCGGAAAACTGCTCGCACAGGCAGAGACAAAAAATATGTCCCTGCCATTTGCAAAACGGCTGGTAAGGGCTCTGTATGGGATCATTGGAATTACGGTATTTGGGCTGGCGGTAACTTGTGTGATGCTTGTTTTACTGCTGATCGTAAATTACAGACTGGCAAATTTTATTTACTGGCTGTTACTGCTGACCGGGTTTGCAGGGGTATTTTGTATCCTGCTTGGTATGGAATATTTCTATCAGAAAAGAAACCGGAATTTGGCAAGATCTTTAGAACAGCTTTCAAAAAGGATTACAGAGATCAGTAGTGGACATTATGAACCGGCAGATATGGTGAAAGCAGAAGACAGTGATATCCGCGCCATGGAAGAAGCATTAGAGCAGATCGGACAGGGAATGGAAACTGCGATAGAGGAGCGTATCAAGAGCGAGCGCATGAAAGTGGAACTGGTGGCGAATGTGTCCCATGATATTAAAACACCACTGACCTCCATTATCAGTTATATTGAGCTGCTAAAACAGGAGGAAAATCTGTCACCGGAGATTCAGGATTATATCCGGATTCTGGAAGAAAAATCGGAGCGGCTGAAAAATATGGTGCAGGATGTATTTTCTGTCAGCAAAGCGGCATCCGGACAGCTTGCGGTTGAGATGGAAGAAATTGATTTTGGAAAGCTTCTGCGGCAGACACTTGCAGATATGGACGGTGAGATTCAAAAGAGCCCGTACAAATTCAAAATTGATATACCTAAGGAGGCGGTCATGGTATATGCCGACGGAGACCGGATGTACCGGGTATTCCAGAATCTGATCGGTAATGCACTCAAATATTCGCTGGAGGGTTCACGGATCTATATTTCATTAAAAACAGAGAAAAATGCTGCAGTTGCAGATATTCGCAATACATCGCGCAGTGAATTAAAACAGGATGTGGATTTTACCGCACGTTTTACAAGAGGGGATGAGAGCCGTACCGATGGCGGAAGCGGGCTGGGACTTTCGATTGCGAAAAGTTTTACGGAGGCCTGTGGTGGAACATTTGAAGTGGAGACGATGGCGGATCTGTTTACGGTAAAGGTCAGTTTTGAACAAAAAAAGTGCAATGTTTGA
- a CDS encoding response regulator transcription factor, with translation MSECILVVDDDREIVRAIAILLEKEGYQVLKAYDGMQALELIAEQKVHLVIMDVMMPKLDGLSAVLKIRERKNIPIIVLSAKSEDTDKVLGLSMGADDYVAKPYNPQELAARVKSHLRRYTSLGDIHKADDDGCITNGRLEFHTNERVLYVDKEPVRLTATETKIMELLMKYPGRVFPAEEIYERVWNEQGYACENTVMVHIRRIREKIELNPKEPEYLKVVWGIGYKIEKMEK, from the coding sequence ATGAGTGAATGTATATTAGTCGTGGATGACGACCGCGAGATCGTAAGGGCAATCGCAATACTTTTGGAAAAGGAGGGATATCAGGTATTAAAAGCGTATGATGGCATGCAGGCATTAGAGCTCATAGCGGAGCAGAAGGTACATCTGGTGATCATGGATGTCATGATGCCAAAACTCGACGGATTATCTGCGGTATTGAAAATACGCGAGCGAAAAAACATTCCGATCATTGTGCTCAGTGCAAAGAGTGAGGACACAGACAAAGTCTTAGGACTGTCCATGGGAGCGGATGATTATGTGGCAAAACCTTACAATCCACAGGAGTTAGCAGCGCGTGTGAAAAGTCATCTCCGCAGGTATACAAGTCTTGGGGATATCCATAAAGCAGATGATGATGGATGTATCACGAATGGCAGGCTGGAGTTCCATACGAATGAGCGAGTGCTTTATGTGGACAAAGAGCCGGTCAGGCTGACTGCGACGGAGACAAAGATCATGGAGCTTCTGATGAAATATCCGGGACGCGTTTTCCCGGCGGAGGAAATTTATGAGCGTGTCTGGAATGAGCAGGGGTATGCATGCGAAAATACGGTCATGGTACATATCAGGCGCATCCGTGAAAAAATTGAACTCAATCCAAAAGAGCCGGAATACTTAAAGGTGGTGTGGGGAATTGGCTATAAAATCGAAAAAATGGAAAAATAG